One part of the Enterococcus sp. DIV1094 genome encodes these proteins:
- a CDS encoding flavocytochrome c, which yields MKKTIKGLLTVTAIFALGACTPDESESASSSSSTKESTEVSSGASAQTYTNPAEMKDEYDLIIVGGGGAGMAAAIEAKDAGLNPVIFEKMPVAGGNTLKSSSGMNASETKFQEEEGITDSNDAFYEETLAGANGTNDKEMLRYFVDHSASAIEWLDENGIKLDNLTITGGMSERRTHRPSDGSAIGGYLVDGLLRNVHERQIPIFVNTEVTDIQKTGDTVNQVTVQVQGEEPKEISGKAVVVTTGGFGASEEYIQTYRPDLEGYVTTNQVGSTGDGIKMIEKLGGQTVDMDKIQIHPTVQQDEGFLIGEVVRGEGAILVDQDGERFVNEMNTRDKVSAAITALPEKSAYLIFDQGVRDRATAIEFYDEKGYVTTGETIEELAEKINLPAETLAQTVTTWNEEVANQEDTAFGRTTAMEHDLSKPNYYAIKIAPGIHYTMGGIKINTNTEVLDKDGEPITGLYAAGEVTGGLHGENRIGGNSVAEIIIFGRQAGQQAAKFVAK from the coding sequence ATGAAGAAAACAATTAAAGGGTTACTGACAGTTACAGCAATTTTTGCCTTAGGTGCCTGTACGCCTGATGAAAGCGAATCTGCATCCAGTAGCTCTTCCACAAAAGAATCAACAGAAGTATCATCTGGAGCGTCTGCTCAAACTTACACAAATCCAGCTGAAATGAAAGACGAATACGATTTGATCATCGTTGGAGGAGGCGGGGCTGGTATGGCGGCTGCTATCGAAGCAAAAGATGCAGGCTTGAATCCAGTCATTTTTGAAAAAATGCCAGTTGCTGGTGGGAATACGTTAAAATCTTCAAGTGGGATGAACGCATCTGAAACCAAGTTCCAAGAAGAAGAAGGAATCACTGATTCCAATGATGCTTTTTATGAAGAGACATTAGCAGGCGCTAATGGAACAAATGACAAAGAAATGTTACGCTATTTTGTTGATCATTCAGCTTCTGCAATTGAATGGTTGGATGAAAATGGCATCAAATTAGATAACTTGACGATCACTGGTGGAATGAGCGAAAGACGTACACATCGCCCTTCTGACGGATCGGCTATCGGTGGCTATCTAGTGGATGGGTTATTACGAAATGTCCATGAACGTCAAATCCCGATTTTTGTAAATACAGAAGTGACAGATATCCAAAAAACAGGTGATACAGTCAACCAAGTAACGGTTCAAGTCCAAGGGGAAGAGCCAAAAGAAATCAGCGGAAAAGCGGTAGTTGTTACAACTGGTGGATTTGGTGCCAGTGAAGAATATATCCAAACTTACCGCCCAGATCTAGAAGGTTATGTAACAACGAACCAAGTAGGATCAACAGGGGACGGCATCAAGATGATCGAAAAATTAGGCGGTCAAACAGTCGATATGGATAAGATCCAAATCCATCCAACTGTTCAACAAGACGAAGGGTTCTTGATTGGAGAAGTTGTGCGTGGCGAAGGAGCGATCTTAGTTGATCAAGATGGTGAGCGTTTTGTCAACGAAATGAATACTCGTGACAAGGTATCAGCGGCAATCACTGCATTACCAGAAAAATCTGCTTATTTGATTTTTGATCAAGGCGTCCGTGACCGTGCGACAGCAATTGAGTTTTATGATGAAAAAGGCTATGTCACTACAGGTGAGACGATCGAAGAATTGGCAGAGAAAATCAACTTACCAGCAGAGACATTGGCTCAAACAGTTACAACTTGGAACGAAGAAGTGGCGAATCAAGAAGATACAGCATTTGGTCGTACAACAGCAATGGAACACGACCTTTCAAAACCAAACTACTATGCGATCAAGATCGCACCTGGGATCCACTATACAATGGGTGGCATCAAGATCAATACGAATACAGAAGTTTTAGACAAAGATGGAGAACCGATCACTGGCCTTTATGCAGCAGGTGAAGTCACTGGTGGCTTACACGGAGAAAACCGTATCGGCGGAAACTCTGTAGCGGAAATCATTATTTTCGGTCGACAAGCAGGACAACAAGCAGCAAAATTTGTTGCTAAATAA
- a CDS encoding GNAT family N-acetyltransferase has product MLDKQLPYAEIWMTRPLEEVLPDYPLNEQYHFEKYRPGAEKDWAAIETAVGEFDSIDEALAYFDQAFASYQEELTKRMFFVVNEKNERVATCTAWWKLREEEYPLFHWLAVKPEHQGKGIARSLTIEVLRRFQQLTSQSPVYLHTQTWSHPAIKLYQSLGFTFIPDNFDGSVNSDYQKVMDILSSKVKK; this is encoded by the coding sequence ATGTTAGATAAGCAACTGCCTTACGCTGAAATTTGGATGACGCGCCCCTTAGAGGAAGTGTTGCCAGATTATCCGCTGAATGAGCAGTATCACTTTGAAAAGTATCGACCAGGAGCAGAGAAAGATTGGGCGGCTATTGAGACTGCGGTCGGTGAATTTGATTCAATTGATGAGGCGCTAGCTTATTTTGATCAAGCCTTTGCATCTTATCAAGAAGAATTGACAAAGCGTATGTTTTTTGTAGTCAACGAAAAAAATGAACGCGTTGCTACATGCACTGCTTGGTGGAAGCTTCGTGAAGAAGAATATCCTCTGTTTCATTGGTTAGCGGTCAAACCGGAACATCAAGGAAAAGGGATCGCGCGAAGTCTGACGATCGAAGTGCTACGCCGCTTTCAACAGTTGACCTCTCAAAGCCCCGTTTATCTGCATACACAGACGTGGAGTCACCCAGCGATTAAACTTTATCAAAGCTTAGGGTTTACATTTATTCCTGATAACTTTGATGGCAGCGTGAATTCGGATTATCAGAAAGTAATGGATATTTTATCCTCGAAAGTAAAAAAATAA
- the murB gene encoding UDP-N-acetylmuramate dehydrogenase, producing MNKEDIVRKNPELNLLLDEPLRHYTFTKTGGPVDVLAFPKTKSEVKQLVDYCRENEVPWLVLGNASNLIVQDGGIRGVVIMLTEMNQIRVEGTMVIAEAGAKLIDTTYAALAESLTGFEFACGIPGSIGGAVYMNAGAYGGEIKDVFAEVDLLLSDGTIQTLTNEEMAFSYRHSELQKMDAIVLEARFQLTPGDYELIKGRMDELTQLRESKQPLEYPSCGSVFKRPVGHFTGQLIQEAGLQGLRWGGAQISEKHAGFIVNIDHATATDYTELIAHIQEVIKEKFGVTLETEVRIIGEKRS from the coding sequence GTGAATAAAGAAGATATCGTAAGAAAAAATCCAGAGTTGAATCTGTTGCTTGATGAACCATTAAGACATTATACATTTACTAAAACCGGTGGTCCGGTAGATGTGTTAGCTTTTCCAAAAACAAAATCAGAAGTCAAGCAGCTAGTTGATTATTGTCGAGAAAACGAAGTCCCTTGGCTAGTGTTAGGAAATGCAAGTAACCTGATCGTCCAAGACGGTGGGATTCGTGGTGTAGTGATCATGCTGACGGAGATGAACCAGATCCGAGTAGAAGGCACGATGGTCATCGCAGAAGCGGGTGCGAAGTTGATCGATACGACCTATGCAGCATTAGCCGAGTCGTTGACAGGATTCGAGTTTGCCTGCGGGATTCCTGGAAGTATCGGTGGAGCGGTCTACATGAATGCGGGAGCTTACGGTGGTGAGATCAAGGACGTGTTTGCAGAAGTCGACTTATTATTAAGCGACGGTACGATCCAAACGCTGACAAATGAGGAAATGGCATTTTCTTATCGACATAGTGAATTACAAAAGATGGATGCGATCGTTTTAGAAGCACGCTTCCAATTGACACCTGGTGATTATGAGCTGATCAAGGGGCGGATGGATGAGTTGACACAATTGCGTGAATCCAAACAACCATTGGAATACCCTTCATGCGGCAGTGTCTTTAAACGACCTGTGGGCCACTTCACCGGACAACTGATCCAAGAAGCAGGATTACAAGGCTTGAGATGGGGCGGCGCACAAATCTCGGAAAAACATGCTGGCTTTATCGTCAATATCGATCATGCCACAGCGACTGATTACACTGAACTGATCGCCCATATCCAAGAAGTGATCAAAGAGAAGTTTGGTGTGACACTAGAAACAGAAGTACGAATCATTGGTGAAAAAAGAAGTTAA
- a CDS encoding Gfo/Idh/MocA family protein gives MKIGVVGVGNIAEKAYLPTYAEKQGMIDFYFATRNQETKERLKRTYGFTHLYESLDELVEQGIEACMIHAATSVHFQLAKKCLENKIHVYIDKPLSVDLREIEELQQLAKQHQVTLMVGFNRRFAPMVEQLKAIPEKRLIQLQKNRIAAKETTAFVIYDLFLHLVDTAVYLLDEPMIKASSHIREKEGFMEVATLQIETANQTAIVTMDLASGANTETYQVTSKEGTYELSDLTDLVIRKSNTTEMKKFGDWETTLSKRGFVPMVERFFEEIQQTTPDKEKLKQTGIYDSHALCEEMLNNLYRHQL, from the coding sequence ATGAAAATTGGTGTAGTAGGAGTAGGGAATATTGCTGAAAAAGCATATTTACCCACATATGCAGAAAAACAAGGAATGATCGATTTTTATTTTGCGACACGTAATCAGGAAACGAAAGAGCGTCTGAAGAGAACCTATGGATTTACTCATTTGTATGAATCGCTTGATGAGCTAGTCGAACAAGGAATTGAAGCATGTATGATCCATGCGGCGACAAGCGTTCATTTTCAACTGGCAAAAAAATGTTTAGAAAATAAGATCCATGTTTATATCGATAAACCGTTAAGTGTTGATCTTCGAGAAATCGAAGAGTTACAGCAATTGGCAAAACAGCACCAAGTAACTTTGATGGTTGGCTTCAATCGTCGATTTGCGCCAATGGTCGAACAATTAAAAGCGATTCCAGAAAAGCGCTTGATCCAGTTACAAAAAAATCGCATTGCAGCAAAAGAAACGACTGCTTTTGTGATTTACGATCTATTTCTGCATCTGGTAGATACAGCAGTATATTTATTGGATGAGCCTATGATCAAAGCAAGTTCTCACATTAGAGAAAAAGAAGGCTTTATGGAAGTGGCGACGTTGCAAATTGAAACAGCGAATCAAACAGCGATCGTCACGATGGATCTTGCAAGTGGTGCAAATACCGAAACTTACCAAGTGACGAGTAAAGAGGGAACGTATGAGTTGAGCGATCTGACAGACTTAGTCATCCGTAAATCAAATACGACAGAAATGAAAAAATTCGGTGATTGGGAAACAACATTGAGCAAACGCGGCTTTGTGCCAATGGTCGAAAGATTTTTTGAAGAGATCCAACAAACGACACCAGACAAAGAAAAGTTGAAACAAACTGGCATTTACGATAGCCATGCGCTTTGTGAAGAAATGTTGAATAACCTTTATCGTCATCAGCTTTGA
- a CDS encoding exodeoxyribonuclease III has product MKLISWNVNGLRAIVNKNFLETFKEFDADFFCLQETKLQEGQIDLDLPGYHQYWNYAVKKGYSGTAIFAKEPALNVSYGMGIDVHDQEGRLITLEYPEFYLVTCYTPNSQNELKRLDYRLEWEAAFYDYLEELKKQKSVIVCGDLNVAHEKIDLKNWKTNQKSAGFSIEEREALTHLLDNGFVDTFRHFYPDLEGVYSWWSYRFNARKNNAGWRIDYFLTSEDLTSRLVDAKIHTTILGSDHCPVELIIE; this is encoded by the coding sequence TTGAAACTGATTTCGTGGAACGTTAATGGTTTAAGAGCCATCGTCAATAAAAATTTTTTAGAAACATTCAAGGAATTTGATGCAGATTTCTTCTGTCTCCAAGAAACAAAACTACAAGAAGGACAAATCGATTTAGATTTACCCGGGTACCATCAATATTGGAATTATGCGGTTAAAAAAGGATATTCAGGTACCGCGATTTTTGCGAAAGAACCGGCATTGAACGTTTCTTATGGCATGGGGATCGATGTGCATGATCAAGAAGGACGTTTGATCACATTAGAATATCCAGAATTTTACTTAGTGACTTGCTATACGCCAAATTCACAGAATGAATTGAAACGACTGGATTATCGCTTAGAATGGGAAGCTGCTTTCTACGATTATCTAGAAGAGTTGAAAAAACAGAAATCGGTAATCGTCTGTGGGGATCTAAATGTTGCCCACGAGAAAATCGATTTGAAAAACTGGAAAACAAACCAAAAAAGTGCTGGTTTCTCAATTGAAGAACGAGAAGCGTTGACCCATTTACTTGATAATGGTTTTGTGGATACTTTCCGTCACTTCTATCCAGACCTAGAGGGTGTCTATTCTTGGTGGAGCTACCGCTTCAATGCACGAAAAAATAATGCAGGTTGGCGTATTGATTACTTCTTGACGAGTGAAGATTTGACGTCACGCTTAGTTGATGCAAAAATCCATACCACGATTTTAGGTAGTGACCACTGCCCTGTCGAACTGATCATCGAATAG
- a CDS encoding 3'-5' exonuclease, producing MNFIAMDFETANHQSHSACSLALVKVENSQIVDEFYTLIQPETPFFWRNIQIHGIRPEDVRQAPKFPDVWHKIEKYFQKNRLVVAHNAAFDTKVLAGCLDYYRLPQPNYLSLCTVKTSRRLFPEMPNHRLNTVCENLDITLKNHHDALEDSRACAEILLYQEKYFGTDPLKKLVTVK from the coding sequence ATGAATTTTATCGCGATGGACTTTGAAACTGCGAACCATCAATCCCATAGCGCTTGCTCTTTAGCACTTGTGAAAGTGGAAAACAGTCAGATTGTCGATGAATTTTATACCTTGATCCAACCAGAAACACCATTTTTCTGGCGTAATATCCAAATCCATGGTATCCGTCCTGAAGATGTACGTCAGGCACCTAAATTTCCAGATGTTTGGCATAAAATCGAAAAGTATTTCCAAAAAAACCGATTAGTTGTGGCCCATAATGCTGCCTTCGATACAAAAGTATTGGCTGGTTGCTTGGATTACTACCGACTGCCCCAACCTAATTATCTTTCGTTATGTACGGTCAAAACAAGCCGACGATTATTTCCTGAAATGCCTAACCACCGATTAAATACGGTTTGCGAGAATTTAGATATCACATTGAAAAATCACCATGATGCGTTAGAAGATAGCCGAGCTTGTGCGGAGATCTTATTGTATCAGGAAAAATATTTCGGGACAGACCCTTTGAAAAAATTAGTGACAGTAAAATAG
- a CDS encoding GNAT family N-acetyltransferase, translating to MTSEVELTLKEADEKDAQGLLKMLNQAKQETDYFIIDERSLGMSKEVLAVELTRIKESTEYLLFLALINEQVIGVVSVAPKSELPEQGEIGISILKEYWGMGLGTILLEEAIIWATENESFNTLVLDVLADNQRAIHLYHKMGFQEEARSNIELIEQDKVPTIKMKRTIEA from the coding sequence ATGACAAGTGAGGTCGAATTGACGCTCAAAGAAGCCGATGAAAAGGATGCCCAAGGATTATTAAAGATGCTAAATCAAGCGAAACAAGAGACGGATTACTTTATTATTGATGAGCGTTCGCTTGGAATGAGTAAAGAAGTGCTCGCAGTTGAGTTGACCCGAATAAAAGAAAGCACAGAATACTTATTGTTTTTAGCCCTTATTAATGAACAAGTGATCGGTGTCGTTTCTGTTGCCCCTAAGTCTGAGTTACCTGAACAAGGTGAAATAGGGATCAGTATCTTGAAAGAATATTGGGGGATGGGCTTAGGAACGATCCTTTTAGAAGAGGCAATCATCTGGGCAACGGAAAATGAAAGCTTTAATACATTGGTACTTGACGTATTGGCCGATAACCAGCGAGCAATCCACCTGTATCATAAAATGGGCTTTCAAGAAGAAGCACGAAGCAATATTGAATTAATCGAACAAGATAAAGTGCCAACGATCAAGATGAAAAGAACGATTGAGGCATGA
- the tsaE gene encoding tRNA (adenosine(37)-N6)-threonylcarbamoyltransferase complex ATPase subunit type 1 TsaE, translated as MIELTSVAMTDQLAEIIGKVAHPGDNLVLTGDLGAGKTTLTKGIAKGLGIDQMIKSPTYTIIREYTQGRLPLYHMDIYRVAASGADLGLDEYFEGEGLSVIEWGNLLEDALPEDYLELILEKSDTELEKRYVKFQSYGSESQAFEKRILEAWAGSYDK; from the coding sequence ATGATTGAATTAACAAGTGTAGCGATGACTGATCAACTAGCAGAAATCATCGGAAAAGTTGCTCATCCAGGAGATAACCTAGTCTTGACTGGGGATCTTGGTGCAGGTAAAACGACACTGACTAAAGGAATAGCTAAAGGATTAGGAATCGATCAAATGATCAAAAGTCCGACCTATACGATCATTCGAGAATATACGCAAGGAAGATTACCTTTGTATCACATGGATATTTATCGTGTTGCTGCTAGCGGTGCTGATCTAGGTTTGGATGAATATTTTGAAGGTGAGGGACTATCTGTCATCGAATGGGGAAACTTATTAGAAGATGCTTTACCTGAAGATTATTTGGAACTGATTCTTGAAAAAAGTGATACAGAATTAGAAAAAAGGTATGTGAAATTCCAATCATATGGATCAGAGAGTCAAGCGTTTGAAAAGCGTATCCTTGAAGCATGGGCGGGTAGCTATGACAAGTGA
- the pta gene encoding phosphate acetyltransferase, with product MELFDSLRFKIVRRGIKIVFPEATDARILGAAARLKAEELVEPILIGSKEEIEAAANARGIQTSNFTIINPNDYEKWDEMVEAFVERRNGKATKEQAEKILKDVNYFGTMLTYMGIADGMVSGAIHSTGDTVRPALQIIKTKPGVSRTSGAMIMVRGRDQEKYVFSDCAINVNPNAQELAEIAVESAKTAELFDIDPKIALMSFSTKGSAAAPEVDKVVEATRIAKELAPQYTIDGELQFDASYVPAVAQLKAPDSKVAGQATVFVFPELQSGNIGYKIAQRFGNFEAIGPILQGLNKPVSDLSRGANEEDVYKLAIITGAQTLLD from the coding sequence GTGGAATTGTTTGATAGTTTAAGATTTAAAATTGTACGTCGCGGGATCAAAATCGTGTTTCCAGAAGCAACGGATGCAAGAATTTTAGGAGCAGCAGCACGTTTAAAAGCAGAAGAATTAGTTGAACCGATTTTGATCGGTAGTAAAGAAGAGATTGAAGCAGCGGCCAATGCACGTGGTATCCAAACATCTAACTTCACGATCATCAATCCAAATGATTATGAAAAATGGGATGAAATGGTTGAAGCTTTTGTTGAACGACGTAACGGAAAAGCAACAAAAGAACAAGCTGAAAAAATCCTAAAAGATGTCAATTATTTTGGAACAATGCTTACATATATGGGCATTGCTGATGGTATGGTTTCTGGTGCGATCCATTCGACTGGAGATACAGTACGTCCAGCACTACAAATCATCAAAACAAAACCAGGTGTAAGCCGTACAAGTGGTGCAATGATCATGGTTCGCGGAAGAGATCAAGAAAAATATGTCTTTTCTGACTGTGCAATCAATGTAAATCCAAATGCACAAGAATTAGCAGAAATCGCTGTTGAGTCAGCAAAAACAGCTGAATTATTTGATATCGATCCAAAGATCGCTTTGATGAGTTTCTCAACAAAAGGTTCTGCCGCAGCTCCTGAAGTAGACAAAGTTGTTGAAGCAACTAGAATTGCGAAAGAATTAGCACCTCAATATACGATTGATGGCGAATTGCAATTTGATGCGTCATACGTACCAGCAGTCGCACAATTGAAAGCTCCTGACTCTAAAGTCGCTGGTCAAGCAACTGTCTTTGTTTTCCCAGAATTACAATCAGGAAACATTGGCTACAAGATTGCCCAACGTTTTGGTAACTTTGAAGCAATCGGCCCAATCTTACAAGGTTTGAACAAACCAGTAAGTGATCTATCTCGTGGTGCCAATGAAGAAGATGTTTACAAATTAGCGATCATTACAGGCGCACAAACATTATTAGATTAA
- a CDS encoding uracil-DNA glycosylase — MKKIIHNSWQDRLADEFEKDYYQRLRNFLKEEYATQKIHPDMYHVYEALELTPYEEVKVVILGQDPYHGVNQAHGLSFSVQPGVKTPPSLVNIYKELKNDLGIEPVGHGNLVSWAKQGVLLLNTVLTVREGQAYSHRGKGWEQLTDAVIEKLNERDKPIVFILWGKPAQEKMKMIDKSRHIIITAPHPSPLSAHRGFFGSKPFSKTNDALLALGETPIDWQLPKTV; from the coding sequence TTGAAAAAAATCATCCACAATAGTTGGCAAGATCGATTAGCTGATGAGTTTGAAAAAGACTATTATCAGCGTTTACGAAATTTTTTGAAAGAAGAGTATGCAACTCAAAAAATCCATCCCGATATGTACCATGTGTATGAAGCGTTAGAACTGACTCCCTATGAAGAAGTGAAAGTAGTGATTTTAGGACAAGATCCTTATCATGGTGTGAATCAAGCGCATGGTCTATCTTTTTCCGTACAGCCAGGAGTAAAAACACCACCATCTTTAGTCAATATCTACAAAGAATTGAAGAATGATCTAGGGATCGAACCTGTGGGGCATGGAAATTTAGTAAGTTGGGCCAAACAAGGGGTTCTACTATTGAATACCGTACTAACTGTCAGAGAAGGACAAGCTTATTCACATCGTGGGAAAGGCTGGGAACAGTTGACCGATGCGGTGATTGAGAAACTGAACGAACGGGACAAACCGATCGTATTTATTCTTTGGGGCAAACCAGCGCAGGAAAAAATGAAAATGATCGACAAGAGTCGTCACATTATAATAACAGCGCCTCATCCAAGCCCATTATCTGCCCATCGTGGTTTCTTTGGCTCAAAACCTTTTTCAAAAACGAATGATGCGTTGCTTGCATTAGGGGAAACGCCAATTGATTGGCAACTGCCTAAAACAGTGTAA
- a CDS encoding Cof-type HAD-IIB family hydrolase: MIKLIASDMDGTLLDAHMGISTENTDAIRLANELGIEFMVATGRNAQEARAALDEVGIECAMITLNGAQVYDKSGKSLFTVPIPSPQAMTVMDILDANGIYYEVATNQGLYSESQPKRIESFASSIATHMPHLTYKMAIAMASANLELLHITYVDSIRELLLDEKLEVLKIICFHTEGARILGPVGKEISSLGELAVTSSGQNNIEINHKNAQKGIAVAHVAHERGINLDEVMTIGDNFNDVSMLQTAGVSFAMGNAEIEVKDYAKYVTDTNLESGVGKAILRAINENL; encoded by the coding sequence ATGATCAAACTAATTGCCTCTGATATGGATGGCACTTTACTCGATGCACACATGGGTATCTCAACAGAAAATACTGACGCGATCCGCTTGGCAAACGAGCTAGGCATTGAATTTATGGTAGCTACTGGACGTAACGCTCAAGAAGCACGAGCAGCTTTAGATGAAGTAGGAATCGAATGTGCGATGATCACTTTGAATGGCGCACAAGTCTATGACAAATCAGGAAAATCGCTTTTTACAGTACCGATTCCAAGTCCCCAAGCAATGACTGTAATGGATATTTTAGACGCAAATGGCATTTATTATGAAGTAGCAACAAATCAAGGGCTATATTCTGAAAGCCAACCGAAGAGAATCGAAAGCTTCGCCTCTTCCATTGCGACTCATATGCCTCACTTGACTTATAAAATGGCGATTGCCATGGCTTCCGCTAATCTTGAACTTTTACACATCACTTATGTTGATAGCATACGTGAATTATTACTTGATGAAAAATTAGAAGTGTTAAAAATCATCTGCTTCCACACAGAAGGGGCACGCATTTTAGGACCTGTCGGGAAAGAAATCAGTAGTTTAGGCGAACTGGCAGTGACTTCTTCTGGACAAAACAATATTGAGATCAATCATAAGAATGCTCAAAAAGGAATCGCAGTGGCGCACGTCGCACATGAACGTGGTATCAATTTAGACGAAGTGATGACGATCGGGGATAATTTCAACGATGTCAGCATGTTGCAAACCGCTGGCGTTAGTTTCGCCATGGGAAATGCAGAAATCGAAGTCAAAGATTACGCAAAATACGTAACAGATACAAATCTTGAATCAGGTGTTGGCAAAGCCATCTTGCGCGCAATCAACGAAAATCTATAG
- a CDS encoding LURP-one-related/scramblase family protein, with product MSEFFIQEKQLSRATRTIVKDEKGKSLFLMVGRWGTKGDALSLYAMNGDLVAHIKQISLTFGTRFELYKDFEKVGTMQKIFNWPGDFYYIRRLHWTVQGDIYNHRYQIQHFNEPIMEMDKATLFTGDYYVLDIPNEENAPICICIAAVLDYWLYRKNKDKETPLSYRFDVN from the coding sequence ATGTCAGAATTTTTCATTCAGGAAAAACAGCTGAGTCGTGCTACTCGGACGATCGTCAAAGACGAAAAAGGGAAATCACTTTTTTTGATGGTCGGCCGTTGGGGAACGAAAGGAGATGCGTTGTCTCTTTATGCCATGAATGGTGATCTAGTCGCACATATCAAGCAAATCAGCCTGACATTTGGTACACGCTTTGAACTTTACAAAGATTTCGAAAAAGTCGGTACGATGCAAAAGATTTTCAATTGGCCAGGAGATTTTTATTATATCCGCCGATTACATTGGACTGTACAGGGAGATATCTATAATCACCGCTATCAGATCCAACATTTCAATGAACCCATCATGGAAATGGACAAAGCAACGCTCTTTACCGGTGATTACTATGTTCTTGATATCCCAAATGAAGAGAATGCCCCTATTTGTATCTGCATCGCTGCTGTCCTTGATTATTGGCTCTATCGAAAAAACAAAGACAAAGAAACACCTCTTTCTTATCGCTTTGATGTTAACTAA